The Faecalibacter bovis genome includes the window AAGAAGCAACACAAGATTATGTGATTTGTTTTAATGCATTGTTTGATGAAGTAGATTATTTTGTGGTAAATGTAAGTTCGCCAAATACGCCTAATTTGCGTGCTTTGCAAGAAAAAGAACCTTTGATGGATTTGTTATATACATTACAAAGACATAATGGAATTAAAGAAAATCCGAAACCAATTTTATTAAAAATTGCTCCAGATTTAACTAATGAACAATTGGATGACATCATCGAAATTGTGACAGAAACAAAAATTGAAGGTGTAATAGCTACAAACACAACTATTGAAAGAGAAGGTTTAAAATCAGATCCAAAAATTGTTCAAGAAGCTGGAGGTGTTAGTGGAAAACCATTAAAAGAACGTTCGACTGAAGTGATTAAATATCTTTCTGAAAAATCAAACAAAGCTTTCCCGATTATTGGTGTTGGTGGAATTCATTCTGCTGAAGATGCAATTGAAAAATTAGAGGCAGGTGCAAGTTTAGTTCAGATATATACAGGATTTATTTACGAAGGTCCTGGATTAGCCAAAGTGATTTGCGAAAAATTAGTAAAATAAAAGATCGAGATCTAAATATATTGTAATAAAAAACCTCAACTAAATATGTTGAGGTTTTTTTATGATAAAGTTGTTTTAAACTTATTTTGCGTTTGCAGCATCAATTGCAGCATATAATTTATTTGTAATGTCTTCAATTGAACCTACACCGTCAATTTCCACCCATTTACCTTGTGCTTTAAAATGCTCTGCAACAATAGCAGTTTTTTCGTAGTATTCTTTGATACGATCACGAATAATATTTACATCAACGTCATCAGCACGACCAGAAGTTTTACCACGTTCTAATAAACGTTCAACTAAAATCTCATCTTCTACAACTAAAGCTAATGTAACAGTAACATCATCGTTGTATTTTTCAGCTAAAATTTTATCTAATTCCTGAGCTTGAGCCGTAGTTCTTGGATAACCATCAAAAATATATCCGTGTTCATTTGGATTATTATCTAAATGATCTACTAACATATTTGTAGTTACTTCATCAGGAACTAACTGTCCTTTACCCATATAAGATTGAGCTAATTTTCCTAATTCTGTTTCATTTTTTAAATTGAAACGGAATAAATCTCCTGTTGAAATTTGAGGAGTTGAATATTTTTCTTCTAAGAATTTAGCTTGTGTTCCTTTACCGCTACCAGGAGGGCCGAACAATACAATGTTTAGCATTTTATTATTAAGATTTTATTTGATAAATATCAGGTAAGTTTCTTCCGTAACCATCGTAATCTAAACCGTAACCTACAACAAATTTATCAGGAATAGTAATCCCTACTAAATCAACTTCTAAGTCTTTTTTGTATGCTTCTGGTTTAAATAATAACGTAGCAACTTTTAAAGATTTTACGTTTTTCTCTTTTAAAATGCGGTGTAACTCTACTAAAGTGTTTCCAGTATCCACAATATCCTCTAAAATTATTACGTGACGTCCTTCCACATTCATAGGAATATCCATTTGGATTTGAATTTTTCCTGTTGATTCTGTACCCTCGTAAGATTTTAATTTTAAGAAAGAGATTTCACAATTTCCTGGATATTGCTTTAAAAAGTCACTCATGAACATTACAACTCCATTTAAAACTCCAATAAAGATAGGCGTCTCGTCTTTGTACTCTTCGTACACTTTGTTAGCCATTTCTTTAATTGATTGTTCGATTTCTTCAAAAGCAATGTACGGTATAAATTTCTTACCGTGAATTTCTATTTCATTCATTTTTTAAGATATTCAAATATACTATTTTGGATAAAGCTTGCAAAAATTTTCGGAAAATTAAATTGTCATCGAAAAAAGTCTGGTTTCAGGCTCGTTTTCTAACATTCGTAAATCTAAAGACATACAAACATTTCTTACATAAGGACGGCCTACCTCTTTTACTTCAATCCCGTTTTCCTTGATGATAATTAAACCATCATCTTCCATTCCCTTCAGCATCGATTTTACATTCTCGATTCCGTTAAATTTCATGTTATCGTCTTCCCAAGAAGTTTCTAAATTACACATCAGATTTAGAATATGACGACGCATAATTAAATCTTCTTCTGTTAAAATATGACCTCTATATACTGATAATTCTCCTTTGTTTATAGAAGCTTCATATTCTTCCACTGTTTTCTCGTTTTGAGCAAAACTGTACCAAGAATCACTAATTGATGAAACTCCTAAACCAATCATTACTTGTGTCTTTGATGAAGAATACCCCATAAAGTTACGATGTAATGATTTATTTATCATTGATTGATACATTGAATCATGTTCTAAAGCAAAATGATCCATTCCGATTTCGAAATAATTCATTTCTTCAAACATTTTCTTACCTGTTTCGTACAATTTACGTTTTAATTCTGGAGAAGGTAAATCTTTCTCTTGAAAACCACGTTGTCCTACACCTTTTATCCAAGGCACATGTGCATAACTGTAAAAAGAAATACGATCAGGATTTAACTCCTTTGTTTTATTAATCGTATGTATCATTCCTTCTAAAGTTTGGTGTGGTAAACCAAAAACCAAATCATGAGAAACAGATGTATAACCAATTGCACGTGCATCTTCAGTGGCACGTTTTACATTTTCGTAGGGTTGTACACGATTAATTGCTTCCTGAACTTTAAGATCATAATCTTGAACTCCATAAGAAACACGGCGAAAACCTAAATCGTATAAAACCTGTAAATGTTCTTTTGTTGTATTGTTTGGATGTCCTTCTAAACTGAATTCATGTCCTTTAGCAACAATTGATGTATTGATAATTCCTTCTAAAAGAATCTTTAAATTTTCTGGCGAGAAAAATGTAGGCGTTCCACCACCTAAATGGATTTCCTTTATTACTGGCTTTGTTGGCATAATATCTAAATATAATTGCCACTCTTTAAGAACCGTTGTAATATAAGGTTGCTCTACAGCGTGTTGTTTTGTGATTCGTTTATTACATGCACAAAAAGTACACAACGATTCGCAAAACGGTAAATGGATATATAAAGAGATTCCTTCAGTTTCATTACTTTCTAAGAATGACTTCTGGAAAGTATCAATCCATGTTTGTTTTGTAAGACCTTCTTCGTCCCAAAAAGGTACCGTAGGGTAACTTGTGTAACGAGGTCCTGGAATATTATATTTCTGAATTAAATTGTTCATAAGATATAAAAAACTCAAAATAGAGTTTAAATAAATTTCTCAATGCTTAGAATTATTATCTAAACATTGAGAAAAATGTAAATATTTTAAAATTAATTAGATAACAGCTTGTCTTACGCGGACAAGTTTTTCTAATAAACCTTCTAATAAATCTAATTGAAGCATATTTGCTCCATCACTTTTAGCATTTTTAGGATCTGGATGTGTTTCGATAAATAATCCATCTGCGCCTACCGCAATACCTGCTTTCGCAATTGTTTCAATCAATTCAGGCTTTCCTCCAGTTACACCAGACGCTTGATTTGGTTGTTGTAAAGAGTGTGTAACATCTAAAATTACAGGAGCATAATTTTGCATTACCGGTATTCCACGATAATCTACGACTAAATCTCCGTAACCTAACATTGTACCACGCTCTATAATTGCTACATTATTATTTCCTGAATCAGTTACTTTCTGAACTGGAAATTGCATTGCTTCTGGCGATAAAAATTGCCCTTTTTTCAATGTTACATGTTTACCTGTATTTGCAGCTGCAACAACCAAATCTGTTTGTCGAACTAAAAAGGCAGGAATTTGTAAAATATCAACATATTCTGCAGCCATATCAGCATGGAAAGGCTCGTGAATATCTGTCGTTGTAGGTACATCAAATGTTTCTCCTACTTTACGTAATATTTTTAAAGCTGTTTCATCTCCAATACCAGTAAAACTATCAATACGAGAACGATTTGCTTTTTTAAATGAACCTTTAAATACGTAAGGAATATTTAATTTATCAGTAATCGAAATCACTCGCTCAGCAATTCTCATTGCCATATCTTCGTTTTCTATTGCACATGGTCCTGCAATTAAAAAAAAATTCGAAGAATCTTTATGTTTAATATTAGATATGTTTTGTATCATCTTGCAAATTTAC containing:
- a CDS encoding quinone-dependent dihydroorotate dehydrogenase, which encodes MYKHIKNILFQLQPEDAHHFVTRQLKNYANFPGIDKLLTKKFTFNHPSLEREVFGIKFKNPVGLAAGFDKNGEYIKELSHFGFGFIEIGTVTPKPQPGNEAPRMFRLLEDEAIINRMGFNNKGVEYAVKQIRRLQHRERYIIGGNIGKNKVTPNEEATQDYVICFNALFDEVDYFVVNVSSPNTPNLRALQEKEPLMDLLYTLQRHNGIKENPKPILLKIAPDLTNEQLDDIIEIVTETKIEGVIATNTTIEREGLKSDPKIVQEAGGVSGKPLKERSTEVIKYLSEKSNKAFPIIGVGGIHSAEDAIEKLEAGASLVQIYTGFIYEGPGLAKVICEKLVK
- a CDS encoding adenylate kinase; amino-acid sequence: MLNIVLFGPPGSGKGTQAKFLEEKYSTPQISTGDLFRFNLKNETELGKLAQSYMGKGQLVPDEVTTNMLVDHLDNNPNEHGYIFDGYPRTTAQAQELDKILAEKYNDDVTVTLALVVEDEILVERLLERGKTSGRADDVDVNIIRDRIKEYYEKTAIVAEHFKAQGKWVEIDGVGSIEDITNKLYAAIDAANAK
- the hpt gene encoding hypoxanthine phosphoribosyltransferase; the encoded protein is MNEIEIHGKKFIPYIAFEEIEQSIKEMANKVYEEYKDETPIFIGVLNGVVMFMSDFLKQYPGNCEISFLKLKSYEGTESTGKIQIQMDIPMNVEGRHVIILEDIVDTGNTLVELHRILKEKNVKSLKVATLLFKPEAYKKDLEVDLVGITIPDKFVVGYGLDYDGYGRNLPDIYQIKS
- the hemN gene encoding oxygen-independent coproporphyrinogen III oxidase → MNNLIQKYNIPGPRYTSYPTVPFWDEEGLTKQTWIDTFQKSFLESNETEGISLYIHLPFCESLCTFCACNKRITKQHAVEQPYITTVLKEWQLYLDIMPTKPVIKEIHLGGGTPTFFSPENLKILLEGIINTSIVAKGHEFSLEGHPNNTTKEHLQVLYDLGFRRVSYGVQDYDLKVQEAINRVQPYENVKRATEDARAIGYTSVSHDLVFGLPHQTLEGMIHTINKTKELNPDRISFYSYAHVPWIKGVGQRGFQEKDLPSPELKRKLYETGKKMFEEMNYFEIGMDHFALEHDSMYQSMINKSLHRNFMGYSSSKTQVMIGLGVSSISDSWYSFAQNEKTVEEYEASINKGELSVYRGHILTEEDLIMRRHILNLMCNLETSWEDDNMKFNGIENVKSMLKGMEDDGLIIIKENGIEVKEVGRPYVRNVCMSLDLRMLENEPETRLFSMTI
- the kdsA gene encoding 3-deoxy-8-phosphooctulonate synthase, with the protein product MIQNISNIKHKDSSNFFLIAGPCAIENEDMAMRIAERVISITDKLNIPYVFKGSFKKANRSRIDSFTGIGDETALKILRKVGETFDVPTTTDIHEPFHADMAAEYVDILQIPAFLVRQTDLVVAAANTGKHVTLKKGQFLSPEAMQFPVQKVTDSGNNNVAIIERGTMLGYGDLVVDYRGIPVMQNYAPVILDVTHSLQQPNQASGVTGGKPELIETIAKAGIAVGADGLFIETHPDPKNAKSDGANMLQLDLLEGLLEKLVRVRQAVI